Proteins co-encoded in one Megalops cyprinoides isolate fMegCyp1 chromosome 1, fMegCyp1.pri, whole genome shotgun sequence genomic window:
- the cops3 gene encoding COP9 signalosome complex subunit 3 has protein sequence MASALEQFVNNVRQLSAQGQMTALCELINKSGELLAKNLSHLDTVLGALDVQEHSLGVLAVLFVKFSMPNIPDFETLFSQVQLFISACNGEHIRYATDTFAGLCHQLTNALVERKQPLRGVGILKQAIEKMQMSTNQLTSVHADLCQLCLLAKCFKPALPFLELDMTDICKENGAYDAKHFLCYYYYGGMICTALKNFERALYFYEQAITTPAMAVSHIMLEAYKKYILVSLILHGKVQPLPKYTSQIVGRFIKPLSNAYHELAQVYATNNPAELRSVVNKQSEAFARDSNSGLVKQCVASLYKKNIQRLTKTFLTLSLQDMASRVQLATPQEAEKYVLHMIENGEIYASINQKDGMVCFHDNPEKYNNPAMLHKIDQEMLRCKELDEKLRSMDQEITVNPQFVQKSMGSQEDDVGSKTSSYS, from the exons ATGGCTTCAGCCCTGGAGCAGTTCGTGAACAATGTGCGGCAGCTCTCCGCTCAAG GCCAGATGACTGCACTTTGTGAGCTGATCAACAAGAGCGGAGAGCTGCTGGCCAAGAACCTGTCGCACCTGGACACGGTGCTGGGGGCCCTGGACGTTCAGGAGCACTCGCTGGGGgtgctggctgtgct GTTTGTGAAGTTTTCCATGCCAAACATCCCTGACTTTGAAACGCTGTTCTCCCAAGTGCAGCTCTTCATCAGCGCCTGCAACGGCGAACACATCCGATACGCAACAGACACAT TCGCTGGCCTCTGCCATCAGCTGACGAACGCCCTGGTGGAGCGGAAACAG CCATTGAGGGGGGTGGGCATTCTCAAACAGGCAATAGAGAAAATGCAGATGAGCACAAACCAGTTGACCTCAGTTCATGCAGACCTGTGTCAG ctgtgcttGTTAGCGAAGTGCTTCAAACCCGCCCTGCCATTTCTGGAGCTCGACATGACTGACATCTGCAAAGAGAACGGCGCCTACGACGCCAAGCACTTCctctgctactactactacggGGGCATgatctgcactgcactgaagaACTTTGAAAGAGCACTGTATTTTTACGAACAG GCCATAACCACTCCCGCCATGGCGGTCAGCCACATCATGCTGGAGGCCTATAAGAAGTACATCCTGGTCTCCCTCATTCTGCACGGAAAAGTCCAGCCGCTGCCCAAATATACCTCACAGATCGTGGGCAGGTTTATCAAG cctcTTAGCAACGCGTACCATGAGCTGGCACAGGTGTACGCGACCAACAACCCCGCGGAGCTGCGCAGCGTGGTGAACAAGCAGAGCGAGGCGTTCGCGCGCGACAGCAACAGCGGCCTGGTGAAGCAGTGCGTCGCCTCGCTCTACAAGAAGAACATCCAGAGACTCACCAAG acGTTCCTGACGCTGTCCTTGCAAGACATGGCGAGTCGAGTGCAGCTGGCCACACCTCAGGAGGCCGAGAAGTACGTCCTACACATG ATTGAAAACGGAGAAATCTACGCCAGCATCAACCAGAAAGATGGAATGGTCTGTTTCCACGACAACCCAGAAAAGTACAATAACCCTGCGATGCTCCACAAAATTGACCAAGAG ATGCTGAGGTGCAAAGAGCTGGATGAGAAGCTGCGCTCCATGGATCAGGAGATCACAGTAAACCCTCAGTTTGTGCAGAAG AGTATGGGTTCGCAAGAGGACGATGTTGGAAGCAAGACGTCAAGCTACTCCTGA
- the LOC118773366 gene encoding 5'(3')-deoxyribonucleotidase, mitochondrial-like: MSLLPGIVRFLRTESSLISTRFRCFSLKSTVNVPAKMPSAANKRLRVLVDMDGVIADFEGGFLKKYRAKYPDDPYISLEDRRGFWVSTQYGQLRSDLCEKAISIWESENFFIELDPVAGGVEAVKQMSKMENTDVFICTSPIKHYRHCPYEKYAWIEKHLGHEFLEQIILTRDKTVVTGDILIDDKPDILGAESSPTWEHVLFTACHNKHLPPCPSRRRLLSWDDDWRGILESKRH, translated from the exons ATGAGTTTATTGCCAGGGATCGTACGTTTTCTAAGGACAGAAAGCTCGTTGATTTCTACGCGGTTTAGATGCTTTTCTCTCAAATCGACCGTCAACGTGCCTGCAAAAATGCCCTCCGCTGCAAACAAGCGCCTGCGCGTTCTGGTGGACATGGACGGAGTGATCGCGGATTTTGAAGGAGGCTTTTTGAAGAAATACCGAGCCAAGTACCCCGACGATCCTTACATTAGCCTGGAGGACAGAAGAGGATTCTGGGTCTCGACTCAGTACGGACAACTTAGAAGTGATCTTTGC GAGAAGGCGATCAGCATATGGGAATCGGAGAACTTCTTTATAGAGTTGGATCCCGTGGCGGGAGGAGTGGAAGCCGTGAAGCAGATGTCTAAGATGGAAAA CACAGATGTCTTCATTTGCACCAGCCCAATAAAGCACTACAGGCACTGCCCGTATGAGAAG tACGCCTGGATAGAGAAGCACCTGGGTCATGAGTTCCTGGAGCAGATTATACTCACCAGAGACAAGACTGTGGTGACTGGTGACATCCTTATAGACGACAAGCCAGACATCCtcg GTGCTGAATCCAGCCCCACCTGGGAGCACGTCCTGTTCACAGCCTGCCACAACAAGcacctgcccccctgcccctcccgcAGGCGCCTGCTCTCCTGGGACGATGACTGGAGGGGCATCCTGGAGAGCAAGAGGCACTGA